A window from Malassezia japonica chromosome 1, complete sequence encodes these proteins:
- the MET22 gene encoding 3'(2'),5'-bisphosphate nucleotidase (COG:F; COG:P; BUSCO:EOG09262HP3; EggNog:ENOG503NU2N) — MSAAYLATERRVAIEAVQAACSITTKVFQSLVSSESITKKDKSPVTIGDYSAQAAVNEVLSKHFPDDGIVGEEDSNDLQGESGAEMRGKVSQLVNDALLAHDQVKAPLSDTQLLNAIDLGSYAGGASKRFWALDPIDGTKGFLRGGQYAVCLALLVNGRVELGVMGCPNLPLDPSQPKPADGEIRAKDIPGLGAMFVAVRGQGAFMRSIEGDQVKETPIHMRDLHGDFAKAVFCESVEAGHSSLGTNARIAELLGMSKDKSVRMDSQAKYASIARGDGDVYLRLPVGDGTYQEKIWDHASGVVLVEEAGGKVSDIAGRPLDFSRGRTLSGNRGVIACLDQMHPELTAAVAKALTEEGRDALLAPPA, encoded by the exons ATGTCTGCAGCCTATCTAGCGacagagcgccgcgtggccatcgaggccgtgcaggcCGCGTGCTCGATCACGACCAAGGTATTCCAGAGCCTCGtgtcgagcgagtcgaTCACGAAGAAGGACAAGTCGCCCGTGACGATCGGCGACTACAGCGCACAGGCGGCCGTGAACGAGGTGCTCTCGAAGCACTTTCCCGATGACGgcatcgtcggcgaggaggactCGAACGACCTGCAGGGCGAGTCCGGCGCAGAGATGCGCGGCAAGGTGTCGCAGCTCGTGaacgatgcgctgctcgcccaCGACCAGGTCAAGGCGCCCCTCTCGGACACGCAGCTCCTCAACGCGATCGATCTCGGATCATatgcaggcggcgcgtcgaagC GCTTCTGGGCGCTCGACCCGATCGACGGCACCAAGGGCttcctgcgcggcggccagtACGCCGTgtgccttgcgctgctggtcAACGGCCGCGTGGAGCTGGGCGTGATGGGCTGCCCCAACCTGCCGCTGGACCCGTCACAGCCGAAGCCGGCGGACGGCGAGATCCGCGCCAAGGACATTcccggcctcggcgccatGTTTGTCGCTGTgcgcggccaaggcgcgtTTATG CGTTCCATCGAGGGCGACCAGGTGAAGGAGACGCCGATCCACATGCGCGACCTTCACGGCGACTTTGCCAAGGCCGTCTTTTGCGAGTCGGTCGAGGCTGGCCactcgtcgctcggcacaaacgcgcgcatcgccgagctgctcggcatgTCCAAGGACAAGTCGGTGCGCATGGACAGCCAGGCAAAGTACGCGAGCATTGCGCGCGGTGACGGCGACGTGTATCTGCGCCTTcccgtcggcgacggcaccTACCAAGAAAAGATCTGG GACCACGCCTCGGGTGTCGTGCTTGTCGAAGAAGCCGGCGGAAAAGTGTCCGACATTGCCGGCCGCCCCCTTGACTTTAGCCGGGGACGCACGCTCAGCGGCAACCGCGGCGTGATCGCGTGCCTCGATCAGATGCACCCCGAGCTTACCGCTGCCGTAGCCAAGGCGCTCACCGAAGAGggccgcgatgcgctcctcgcgcccCCTGCGTAG
- a CDS encoding uncharacterized protein (EggNog:ENOG503P29M; COG:S; TransMembrane:4 (i41-67o87-111i183-205o247-266i)) — protein sequence MPQATLEFPPAYTIVGVYRLAHDPKLYHSIWRASRSAVTRASVMACIWVALSLPFQGIVASWFVGGVGRAVGAERTYDMLAHYARSMHIPMLSFNALSKLLLILNQVDFVFEMNLKKQLRQFRHTAYADTVASRGKPASWWTPYTEEWQHPPQPNQTLFSRKGLAHAVKQNLLQWAARKTVRILFSSVPLFGFVFYSAFSALQYARITHVPLFEAKHMSPAQVDVWVEERRTSYWLFGFSAQLLERVPFLGMLFSISNRIGAAMWAHDLEKRQQRFQRGELQQLQAHETGGTAAAPQDGAPGSYGHPARADVALPGDMLAPPSGLSHRPLPPVPH from the exons ATGCcgcaggcgacgctcgagttCCCCCCCGCGTACACGATCg TCGGTGTGTACCGCCTGGCGCATGACCCCAAGCTGTACCACTCGAtctggcgcgcgagccgcagcgcggtgacgcgcgcgtcggtcaTGGCCTGTATCTGG GTCGCGCTCTCGCTGCCCTTTCAGGGCATCGTTGCGTCGTGGTTCGTCGGCGGTGTCGGCAGGGCCGTCGGTGCAGAAAG GACCTACGACATGCTAGCGCACTATGCACGTTCGATGCACATTCCCATGCTCTCGTTCAACG CCCTCTCCAAGCTCCTGCTGATCCTCAACCAGGTCGACTTTGTGTTTGAGATGAACCTGAAgaagcagctgcgccagtTCCGGCACACGGCGTACGCCGACAccgtcgcgtcgcgcggcaaGCCCGCGTCGTGGTGGACGCCGTACACGGAAGAGTGGCAGCACCCGCCGCAGCCGAACCAGacgctcttttcgcgcaaggggctcgcgcacgccgtcaAGCAGAACCTGCTGCAGTGGGCAGCCCGCAAGACGGTGCGCATCCTCTTTAGCTCGGTGCCGCTCTTTGGCTTTGTGTTCTACTCGGCGTTTTCCGCGCTGCAGTACGCGCGCATCACGCATGTGCCCCTCTTTGAGGCCAAACACATGTCCccggcgcaggtcgacgtctgggtcgaggagcggcgcacgtcgtacTGGCTCTTTGGGTTCAGCgcccagctcctcgagcgcgtgccgttCCTCGGCATGCTCTTTTCGATTTCCAACCGAatcggcgcggcgatgtgggcgcacgacctcgaaaagcggcagcagcgctTCCAGCggggcgagctgcagcagctccaggCGCACGAGACGGGGGGGACCGCCGCGGCTCCCcaagacggcgcgccgggctcgTACGGCCACCCCGCCCGCGCAGACGTCGCGCTGCCGGGCGACATGCTTGCACCGCCGTCGGGCCTCTCGCACCGCCCATTGCCCCCAGTTCCGCATTAG
- the FMT1 gene encoding methionyl-tRNA formyltransferase (COG:J; EggNog:ENOG503P3MU; BUSCO:EOG092631ML), whose translation MLRSAPLVRRARMYARTFASVPRAPYDVLFCGTDAFARTALEHILARKELTRSVQVLTPPDVAHKWGGRRMRVAPVKELAADASLPILHVPQGGMDEFALPEALQSSDAPMLITVSFGHRIPTSLLGRFSSPSLTLNLHPSLLPELRGAAPIQWALAREYTTTGVSVQQLHAERFDVGKLLAQEPVSIPNDSTYASLAPILADAGAALLVDTMAHLPERSADAKVQDDACATRAPKLQAKYGVVHWAKWDAQRIGARIRGFGHQIPITTTLVPSRGTFPQVACTLRDARPLSSVSSEPLALLDAQAQAKLFGAGAAPGTAVYSETLQALVVRCATPENVLLVYALQTQGKPVRKAPDWWLGFHDRSDEQHRLHFR comes from the exons ATGCTGCGTTCGGCGCCGCtggtgcgtcgcgcacggaTGTATGCGCGGACGTTTGCGAGTGTGCcacgcgcgccgtacgATGTCTTGTTTTGCGGCACGGACGCCTTTGCGCGcactgcgctcgagcataTCCTCGCGCGGAAAGAGCTCACGCGGTCCGTGCAGGTGCTGACGCCGCCGGACGTGGCACACAAGTggggcggccgccgcatgcgcgtcgcgccggtcaaggagctcgcggcAGACGCTAGCCTTCCTATCCTGCATGTGCCGCAAGGCGGCATGGACGAGTTTGCGTTGCCCGAGGCACTGCAGTCCTCAGACGCGCCGATGCTCATTACCGTCTCGTTTGGGCACCGTATTCCCACGTCGCTCCTGGGCCGGTTTtcctcgccgtcgctcaCGTTGAACCTCCATCCGTCGCTTCTGCCGGAGCTGcgtggcgcagcaccgaTCCAGTGGGCACTCGCACGCGAATATACCACGACCGGCGTCTcggtgcagcagctgcacgccgagcgctttgATGTAGGCAAGCTGCTTGCACAGGAGCCAGTCTCTATTCCAAACGACAGCACTTACGCGTCGCTAGCCCCGATCCTGGccgacgcgggcgccgcgctcttGGTGGATACCATGGCCCACTTGCCAGAGCGCAGTGCAGACGCAAAAGTGCAGGACGATGCgtgtgcgacgcgcgcgcccaAGCTCCAGGCCAAGTACGGCGTCGTGCATTGGGCCAAGTGGGATGCACAGCGCATTGGTGCGCGGATACGGGGTTTCGGTCACCAG ATTCCCATCACAACGACACtcgtgccgagccgcggcaCGTTCCCGCAGGTCGCctgcacgctgcgcgacgcaagGCCGCTATCGAGCGTATCGTCCGAGCCCCTTGCGTTGCTCGACGCACAAGCCCAAGCCAAACTCtttggcgcaggcgccgcgcctggcACGGCGGTCTATTCGGAGACCTTGCAAGCGCTCGTggtgcggtgcgcgacgccggaGAATGTACTGCTTGTCTATGCGCTACAGACGCAGGGCAAGCcggtgcgcaaggcgccCGACTGGTGGCTCGGTTTCCACGaccgcagcgacgagcagcaTCGTCTTCATTTCCGGTAG
- a CDS encoding uncharacterized protein (COG:O; SECRETED:SignalP(1-21); TransMembrane:1 (n6-17c22/23o131-149i); EggNog:ENOG503NUV2), with product MNLVRILALCVVFALSAFTVAANWDKDDIEIFELQRALEESEGAGANFYSILGLKASATLAQIRKAYREKSLEWHPDKNPGLSNAYKRFERLGLIHKILRDERRDRYDHFLTNGFPKWRGTGYFYERYRPGLVFVVALLVAASIAAELLTKTINWRKDKARLDNVRHSAYALAWGAWYQTPSDASKAIKPKARPGEKKVRVPITGFADLPPAVSQSAIEAGNVNWDEEGEKIRKAITAAPATFAEGAAPRLLDIVVFSDGSMAATEPESLEWIPLEPMDDKDAPSLRSTWPVTLASSLFSKRTEEAPESTEPTKPTETTETDEKETKPSAAASDAGKKAPARRRKRTAGKK from the exons ATGAACCTAGTGCGGATTCTCGCCCTTTGTGTAGTGTTTGCCTTGAGCGCATTCACTGTCGCTGCAAACTGGGACAAGGATGATATCGAG ATTTTtgagctgcagcgtgctCTCGAAGAGTCCGagggcgcaggcgccaaCTTTTACTCAATCCTCGGCCTGAAggccagcgcgacgctcgcgcagatCCGCAAGGCGTACCGTGAAAAGAGTCTGGAGTGGCA CCCCGACAAGAACCCCGGCCTGTCGAACGCGTACAAGCGcttcgagcgcctcggtctgATCCACAAGATCctccgcgacgagcgcagggACCGCTACGACCACTTCCTCACGAATGGCTTCCCCAAGTGGCGTGGTACGGGCTACTTCTACGAGCGCTACCGCCCTGGCCTCGTGTTTGTcgtggcgctgctggtcgccgcgtcgatcgccgccgagctgctgacCAAGACGATCAACTGGCGCAAGGACAAGGCGCGTCTCGACAACGTGCGCCACAGTGCCTATGCCCTTGCGTGGGGCGCATGGTACCAGACCCCGTCGGACGCCTCCAAGGCCATCAAGCCCAAGGCGCGCCCGGGCGAGAAAAAGGTCCGTGTGCCGATCACTGGCTTTGCCGATCTCCCTCCGGCCGTGTCACAGAGTGCGATCGAGGCAGGCAACGTGAACTGggacgaggagggcgaAAAGATTCGCAAGGCCATTACGGCTGCGCCCGCGACCTTTGCCgagggcgccgcgcctcgcctgCTGGATATTGTGGTGTTCTCTGACGGTAGCATGGCCGCGACAGagcccgagtcgctcgagtGGATCCCGCTGGAGCCTATGGACGACAAGGatgcgccgtcgctgcgtTCGACCTGGCCCGTGACCCTCGCTTCCTCGCTCTTTTCGAAGCGTACCGAGGAGGCGCCCGAGTCCACCGAGCCCACCAAGCCCACCGAGACCACCGAGACCGACGAGAAGGAGACcaagccgagcgcggctGCGTCCGACGCCGGTAAGAAGgcaccggctcgccgccgcaagcgTACTGCAGGCAAGAAGTAG
- the RCE1 gene encoding CAAX prenyl protease (MEROPS:MER0004246; COG:O; EggNog:ENOG503NXUB; TransMembrane:5 (o15-42i62-84o90-111i123-145o185-203i)) gives MVGLGASLLSIMPPIPFWACSGYTLMYVGSIYTLPKLFRWLFPKKQDVERSRNDPDVIRERLWSVSISSVASMVCTGVVVRASGAAEGKGLFGFLSTLRCMGLALPVPSLLTSNMLPFSPDLFTFATQVLTVCGGALLLTALAYAGTLYTDYLEHALPGQRYFQGPGTRMEALRNYVVGPMSEELVFRSCMLATIQFGSRVVSKTRMIFTTPLYFGIAHLHHVLEAYAQGGKTPTALRPVALHILGITAFARCMPFLTSHPLYTGYNS, from the exons ATGgtgggcctcggcgcgtcgctcctTTCGATCATGCCGCCGATTCCGTTCTGGGCATGCTCGGGGTACACGTTGATGTATGTAGGGTCCATATATACCCTGCCCAAGCTCTTTCGGTGGCTCTTTCCAAAGAAGCAGGACGTGGAGCGGTCGCGCAACGACCCCGATGTGATTCGCGAGCGGCTCTGGTCGGTGTCGATCAGCTCGGTTGCGAGCATGGTGTGCACGGGTGTCGTTGTGCGTGCTAGTGGCGCAGCAGAAGGAAAG GGTCTCTTTGGCTTCCTGAGCACCTTGCGGTGTATGGGCCTCGCCCTGCCTGTTCCGTCGCTGCTGACCTCGAACATGCTTCCGTTTTCCCCGGATCTGTTTACATTTGCTACGCAGGTCTTGACCGTGTGTGGTGGCGCGCTCCTTCTGACGGCGCTCGCTTATGCTGGCACCTTGTATACCGACTACCTGGAGCACGCGCTGCCCGGTCAGCGCTATTTCCAAGGGCCTGGCACGCGCATGGAAGCGCTCCGCAACTATGTTGTG GGTCCTATGTCGGAAGAACTTGTCTTTCGTTCGTGCATGCTGGCGACCATCCAGTTTGGGAGCCGTGTCGTGAGCAAGACGCGTATGATCTTTACGACGCCGCTCTACTTTGGCATTGCGCATCTCCACCACGTCCTAGAAGCTTACGCACAGGGCGGAAAGACGCCAACTGCGTTGCGCC CCGTTGCACTGCACATTCTCGGCATTACAGCCTTTGCACGGTGCATGCCGTTCCTGACATCGCATCCCCTCTATACTGGTTATAATAGTTAA
- a CDS encoding uncharacterized protein (TransMembrane:2 (o27-48i257-281o)), with protein MGEAAVASPHRSPVDQAAERLALDKNYVVGLSVAAFLSGAAGAVVFSFRKRPPPDVKKNALFPPKAAAPVYVPHTLQGAEARVGPGYRDEEARSRIASAAVKKVLHRAEHGNAPRSATAPLGEPAATAPAATAASATAASTATPPESEPAPLFEAAKKGPFAIFREMNASIFSAFRSDQPKARPMRVAALQAAPPSGAPPSSATPSGTPPSGVRIAPAMRAAAPTGGLSALHKNPQVAAAATPQPTPEESARSDGPLLAFGAFSLATTIVCGVSLAVVFAVRQTLNITSVEEFADYMHERMPRLGRHGALAPYLPAVPVEHDANDVTIAPPGGDVGERMERTEDPVEWVRLARLQLDTELAEHQAQREARRRRRESARLE; from the coding sequence ATGGGCGAAGCGGCAgtcgcgtcgccgcaccGCTCGCCGGTCGACCAGGCGGCGGAGCGCCTGGCACTCGACAAGAACTATGTCGTGGGGCTGTCTGTCGCGGCGTTCctcagcggcgcggcgggcgcggtgGTGTTCAGCTTCCGCAAacgcccgccgccggacgTCAAAAAAAATGCCCTCTTTccgcccaaggccgcggcgcctgtGTATGTGCCGCATACGCTCCAGGgagccgaggcgcgtgtgGGACCGGGGTATAGAGACGAAGAGGCACGAAGCCGCATTGCAAGTGCGGCCGTGAAAAAGGTGCTGCACAGGGCGGAGCACGGcaacgcgccgcgcagcgctaCGGCACCATTGGGCGAGCCGGCTGCTACCGCGCCGGCTGCCACGGCGGCGTCTGCCACGGCGGCGTCTACCGCCACGCCGCCCGAGTCGgagcccgcgccgctctttgAAGCCGCCAAAAAGGGGCCGTTTGCCATCTTTCGCGAGATGAACGCGTCCATCTTTTCCGCCTTTCGCTCCGACCAGCCCAAAGCACGCCCGATgcgtgtcgcggcgctccaagCTGCGCCTCCATCCGGCGCGCCCCCGTCCAGCGCGACCCCATCCGGCACGCCTCCGtccggcgtgcgcatcgcgccggcaatgcgcgccgccgcgccgaccggcgGCCTGAGCGCTCTGCACAAGAACCCCCAAGTGGCCGCcgctgcgacgccgcagccgacgccggaagaaagcgcacgctcggaCGGGCCGCTGCTCGCTTTTGGCGCCTTTTCGCTCGCGACTACAATCGTCTGCGGCGTGTCGCTTGCCGTCGTGTTTGCGGTGCGCCAAACACTCAACATCACCTCGGTTGAGGAGTTTGCCGACTACAtgcacgagcgcatgccgcgcctcggccgccacggcgcgctcgcgccgtaCCTCCCGGCCGTGCCGGTGGAGCACGATGCGAACGACGTGacgatcgcgccgccgggcggcgacgtgggcgagcgcatggagcGTACCGAGGACCCCGTCGAGTGGGTGCGTCTTGCGCGTCTCCAGCTCGACACGGAGCTGGCAGAGCaccaggcgcagcgcgaggcgcggcgccgtaGGCGCGAAAGTGCGAGGCTGGAATAG
- the PUS4 gene encoding tRNA pseudouridine(55) synthase (COG:J; EggNog:ENOG503NXW0; BUSCO:EOG09264HU0) has protein sequence MPPAAKGARAPSLSDRPLSGLFAVAKPSGPTSMDLLDQLKPLLASSSLFYAPDAPAPFSGSAKKAKRLKPWERALMERCGRLPPKIGQGGTLDPLAEGVLVIGVGAATKELQQFLHCTKEYRTTGLLGAATSSYDCKDPVVRRAPSAHVTEALLREKLPLFTGKVQQIPPLYSALRMDGKRLFEYAREGIPLPRPIEARDVSVDELRLVEWLPSGSHSYRAPDEEVSEEDKQVFGRMRAMAGREHAFDTTRPGEATNDTQTGPEARGTASAEVSSGEEQSSTAEGEPRAEGEPRVEGAAPPSDAPEVPADATSAADAPAAFSLEMTVSSGTYVRSIVHDLGAACNSAAHVVRLIRTRQGQFSLGHGLGDGASVDDSQVAIPGDCIPWSVFERGLAELAAERSGAPDAPSTRDADGLREWERILLARIQVV, from the exons ATGCCTCCTGCTGCCaaaggcgcgcgtgcgccgagtCTTTCGGACCGCCCGCTCTCTGGACTGTTTGCGGTAGCGAAACCGAGTGGGCCGACGTCGAtggacctgctcgaccagctAAAGCCGCTCCtggcgagctcctcgctcTTTTACGCGCCGGATGCCCCTGCGCCTTTTTCCGGCTCGGCGAAAAAGGCCAAGCGTCTGAAGCCGTGGGAGCGGGCTCTGATGGAGCGGTGCGGGCGCCTGCCGCCCAAGATCGGACagggcggcacgctcgatCCGCTCGCAGAAGGTGTGCTCG TGAttggcgtcggcgcggctACCAAAGAGCTGCAGCAGTTTCTGCACTGCACCAAAGAGTACCGCACCACTGGCCTactcggcgcagcgaccaGCTCGTACGACTGCAAGGACCcggtcgtgcgccgtgcgccgtccGCGCACGTCACCGaagcgctgctgcgtgaAAAGTTGCCGCTCTTTACGGGCAAGGTGCAGCAGATTCCGCCGCTGTAcagtgcgctgcgcatggacggcaagcgcctctTTGAGTACGCGCGCGAAGGCATTCCGCTGCCCCGACCGATCGAGGCACGCGACGtgtcggtcgacgagctgcgcctcgtcgagtggctgccgagcggctcgcATTCGTAccgcgcgccggacgaggaggtGTCGGAGGAGGACAAGCAAGTCTTTGGGCGTATGCGTGCAATGGCTGGCCGCGAGCATGCGTTTGACACGACGCGCCCTGGCGAGGCGACGAACGATACCCAAACAGGACCCGAGGCACGAGGCACCGCTTCGGCAGAGGTCTCGAGCGGAGAAGAGCAGAGCAGCAcggccgagggcgagccgcgtgccgagggcgagccgCGTGTCGAGGGCGCTGCCCCCCCTTCGGACGCTCCCGAGGTGCCGGCCGACGCGACGTccgctgccgacgccccTGCTGCCTTTTCGCTCGAAATGACTGTATCCTCTGGCACGTACGTGCGCTCGATTgtgcacgacctcggcgccgcgtgcaaCAGTGCGGCGCATGTCGTGCGCCTGATCCGCACACGCCAGGGACAGTTTTCGCTTGgccacggcctcggcgacggcgcgtcggtcgacgaCAGCCAGGTCGCGATCCCTGGCGACTGTATCCCGTGGAGCGTCTTTGAGCGCGGCCTTGCGGAGCTTgcggcggagcgcagcggtgcgcccgacgcgccgagcacgcgcgacgccgacggcctCCGGGAGTGGGAGCGTATTCTCCTCGCTCG GATCCAAGTTGTATAA
- a CDS encoding uncharacterized protein (COG:Z; EggNog:ENOG503P1AG), which yields MANSWSAWKDKALAGAKKVETTAWQVLDPVGQFSNRVVGRLGMEAFYPMPMPKEIEKCARIVNTFTRRGAALGDEKVPHDPEEVKSLEGVPKDTDYAERKTQRVAFKIPEKVLQEAKGVAVFTVMRTGFALSGAGGSGVVLTKDENGEWGGPSGILIHTVGYGLVFGADIYDVVLVLRDERAVNAFKYPKVSVGGELSVAAGPVGNGAILDSGVEASPCLSYIKSKGLYFGLQLDGTIILTRSDENARFYNYPDVPVVSLLDNKLPRHQLPSECMPLWQALCAGEGRPEHLGTDKISDEATPGDQVLTDAEVEQLHQQAVQEGRIAEGDGAPPVPAHPEKGESMLPPPRHPDSSAMPPPPRHP from the exons ATGGCGAATTCGTGGAGCGCGTGGAAGGATAAGGCGCTCGCAGGAG cgaAAAAGGTCGAGACAACTGCATGGCAGGTGCTGGATCCAGTCGGCCAGTTTTCCAACCGGGTCGTGGGCCGCCTGGGCATGGAGGCGTTCTACCCGATGCCGATGCCCAAAGAGATTGAAAAGTGCGCACGCATTGTCAACACCTttacgcgccgcggcgccgcgctgggcgacgaAAAGGTGCCCCACGATCCTGAGGAGGTAAAAAGTCTGGAGGGCGTGCCCAAGGACACGGACtatgccgagcgcaagacgcagcgcgtcgcatTCAAGATTCCGGAAAAGGTCCTGCAGGAGGCCAAGGGTGTGGCGGTCTTTACCGTGATGCGCACCGGCTTTGCGCTCAGCGGCGCCGGTGGCTCGGGCGTCGTGCTCACCAAGGACGAGAATGGCGAGTGGGGCGGCCCGTCGGGCATCCTCATCCACACTGTCGGCTACGGCCTGGTGTTTGGCGCGGACATTTACGATGTGGTGctggtgctgcgcgacgagcgcgcggtgAACGCATTCAAGTACCCCAAGGTCAGCGTCGGTGGCGAGCTGAGCGTCGCCGCTGGGCCGGTCGGCAACGGTGCGATCCTCGACTCGGGCGTTGAAGCGTCGCCGTGCCTGTCGTACATCAAGTCCAAGGGCTTGTACTTTggcctgcagctcgacggtACTATCATCCTCACACGTTCGGACGAAAACGCACGTTTCTACAACTACCCGGATGTGCCGGTCGTGTCGCTGCTGGACAACAAGCTTCCTCGGCACCagctgccgagcgagtGCATGCCGCTGTGGCAAGCACTGTGTGCGGGCGAGGGCCGGCCCGAGCACCTTGGCACGGACAAGAtctcggacgaggcgacgccgggcgaTCAGGTCCTGACTGatgccgaggtcgagcagctgcatcagcaggccgtgcaggAAGGGCGTATTGCAgagggcgacggcgcgccgccggtgccggcgcaTCCGGAGAAGGGCGAGTCgatgctgccgccgccccgccaccccgactcgagcgcaatgccgccgccgccccgccaCCCGTAG
- a CDS encoding uncharacterized protein (COG:C; COG:O; EggNog:ENOG503P46R): MSAWKDAPELGAYAAQHNTDDDDEIFAELEAEVEALNEADADDAAAAVGGSGRDAKGDLASAFHEFRAQRLAEIEAAVAAHRGADDTGRGKYHGVRDEKELLRTSYKEPRVVIHFAHKEFRRCHILDRHLEHLARQHPNTLFLKADVKDTPFLVEKLGIQVLPCLLAFVSGVCKERFVGFEEFGNADNFTTAALEWRLGRVGVITPQQTASKPILGFGVPQKQDAVDDWDD, translated from the exons ATGAGCGCGTGGAAAGACGcccccgagctcggcgcgtatgccgcgcagcacaataccgacgatgacgacgagatctttgcggagctcgaggcggaggtcgaggcgctgaacgaggcggacgcggacgacgccgcggcggccgtcggcggctcgggccGCGACGCGAAAGGCGATCTGGCGAGCGCCTTTCACGAGTTTCGCGCACAGCGGCTTGCTGAGATCGAGGCTGC cgtcgccgcaCACCGTGGCGCGGACGACACGGGGCGCGGCAAGTACCACGGGGTGCGCGACGAAAAAGAGCTGCTCCGCACCTCGTACAAAGAGCCGCGCGTCGTGATCCACTTTGCGCACAAAGAGTTCCGGCGGTGCCACATTCTCGACCGGCACCTCGAG cacctcgcgcgccagcaTCCCAATACCCTCTTTCTCAAGGCAGATGTAAAAGACACGCCGTTTCTCGTGGAAAAGCTCGGGATCCAAGTCCTGCCGTGCCTCCTGGCCTTTGTGAGCGGCGTGTGCAAGGAGCGCTTTGTCGGCTTCGAAGAGTTTGGCAATGCAGACAACTTTacgacggccgcgctcgagtggCGCCTGGGGCGCgtcg GTGTTATTACGCCGCAACAGACAGCCAGCAAACCGATCCTCGGCTTTGGCGTGCCACAGAAGCAAGATGCGGTAGACGACTGGGACGACTAG
- a CDS encoding S-formylglutathione hydrolase (MEROPS:MER0043126; CAZy:CE1; EggNog:ENOG503NW46; COG:S) has translation MSLTVQSENKVFDGVLTKYAFTSSALGGLETKVNVYVPPKTSASAKAPVLYFLSGLTCTEDNAAQKGSFFEAAAKEGIALVFPDTSPRGAGIEGEDESYDFGTGAGFYLNATKAPWSKNYHMYDFVTKELPQKLKESDIPLDHARTSITGHSMGGHGALVIYLRELGTYRSASAFSPICHPTACPWGEKAFNGYLEGGVEAGKAYDATELLGNLDASAKVDIYVDCGLADNFYKQNQLQPEALVEAAKKSNKSSVEVHLREGYDHSYFFISTFAGDHVRYHAKFLHA, from the coding sequence ATGAGCTTGACGGTGCAGTCTGAAAATAAGGTGTTCGACGGCGTCTTGACCAAGTACGCCTTTacgtcgtcggcgctgGGCGGACTCGAGACTAAGGTGAACGTGTACGTGCCGCCGAAGACGAGTGCgagcgccaaggcgccggtgctctATTTCCTCTCGGGCCTGACGTGCACCGAAGACAATGCCGCGCAGAAAGGTAGCTTCTTTGAGGCGGCGGCTAAGGAGGGCATTGCCCTCGTCTTCCCAGACACGAGcccccgcggcgcaggcatcgagggcgaggacgagagcTACGACTTTGGCACGGGCGCGGGCTTCTACTTGAACGCGACCAAGGCGCCCTGGAGCAAGAACTACCACATGTACGACTTTGTTACCAAGGAGCTTCCGCAGAAGCTCAAGGAGTCGGATATCCCGCTGGACCacgcgcgcacctcgatCACCGGCCACTCGATGGgcggccacggcgcgctggtcaTTTACCttcgcgagctcggcacctaccgctcggcgtcggccttTTCGCCGATCTGCCACCCCACAGCGTGCCCGTGGGGCGAAAAGGCATTCAACGGCTATTTGGAAGGCGGTGTCGAGGCGGGCAAGGCGTACGATGCGACCGAGCTGCTTGGTAACCTCGACGCTTCGGCCAAGGTCGACATCTACGTGGACTGCGGCCTGGCGGACAACTTTTACAAGCAGAACCAGCTGCAGCCCGAGGCACTGGTCGAAGCTGCGAAGAAGAGCAACAAGAGctcggtcgaggtgcaccTGCGTGAAGGCTACGACCACAGCTACTTCTTCATCAGCACGTTCGCAGGCGACCACGTTCGCTACCACGCCAAGTTCCTGCATGCCTAA